GACCGTTTGCCTGGAAGGTAAGTTCGGAAAAAAAGATATAGGTGACGTCGCTCTGGCCGGGTCGGAAAAAGACCTGAATGTGTTCGTCAGAATAAATGAGGGGCATTTCAGAGCCGATCCGTGAGGCAGGTTTATCGCAAAATCATCGCATTTTGCCCGCTCGATATAACAACCCGGTAGGATGGACCGTAATCAATACGATGTTAATAATCTGACTTATGGTGACGGCATCATGTCACGATCATGTACTGAGATCACGGTGGTTGATGAGGGCCAGGTTACCTGGAGTACTCAAAGAACATGTCGTTAAATCCTGACTTCGTGATCAACATCCTTATTTTCCGGGCCTCAATGATATCTTCGGTCGATTCCTGTTATCCTCGTATTTCGACTTGATGACACGCGATCAGCGACACATGACATAGCCTTGAGCATCGGAGGTGTCCTGTGGAAGCGGACCGACCAAAGTAATCGTGGAGTTCAGGGGTTTCGACCGAGCCACTAGATTGAGCATCGTGATGCGATCCGCGCCCCGTCGGCACGGCTCGGGGCGTCATACGGTCTGGGGGTCCGTTTCCGTGTTCCCAGCGCGGAACGGGTCGTTATGCTTGGACGGAAACGACAGCTCTCCTGAGGAACAAGCACAACCTACGCCATATGCCAGCAGGGTTGATACGGCAGCGTGTAACGCAATTCTTCCGACCGGTTGCTGTCATGGGGATGTGACGCGGGTCAGCACCGTTCAGTGCAGCATCGGCAACTCGGCCAGGGCCGGTTTGGCGTAGATATAGCCTTGTTGAAGCGAAATACCGAGATCCGACAGGACCTTGGCTTCCTCAGGGGTTTCGACACCCTCGCAGATCGGCGTGACGTTGAGCCCTTCCAGCATGGCGATGGTATGGCGCATCATGACCTGCTTGACCGGGGTGGTATCGATGGAACGTGACAGGCCCATATCGAGCTTCACGTAGTCCGGCTGGAAGCGCGAAAGCAGGCTCAATCCGGCATAGCCAGCACCAAAATCGTCAATGGCTGTCTTGAAGCCCATGCGATCATAGGTCTGGAGAATGTGCAGAAGATGCTCTGTATCCAGCGTTTCGTTTTCGCAGAACTCGAACAGGATGCGATCGGTTGGAAAATTGACGCGCTCCGCCGCTTCAAGCGTCGCGCCGATACAGGTCGTCGGATCATAGACGGCATTGGGCAGGAAGTTGATGGAGAGGAGCGCTCCCTGCTCAGCCAGTCCAAGTTCTGAAGCGAGGGTGATGGCTGTCACCCGGCATGTCTGGTCGAAGGCGTAGCGGTTTTCAGGCGTAACGCGTGACAGAATTTCATGCGCACTGGCACCATTCTTCCCACGAACCAGAGCCTCGTAAGCAAAGATCTGCCGGGTTGAGAGATCGACAATTGGCTGGAAGGCCATGGTGATGGGAACATCAAAGCCCGTGCCATCGCTGCAGCCAACGCATGCCTTGCGTTTTCGACCACCCCAGAATGATGCCATCATCGCGCTACCCCTCCCGCATCGACTTCGCGCCATCCCGAACGCGAGTGGTGCTCACAAGTTGGTGATTCTGAGTCAGGCAAAGCGATTATTTTTGTGACAGCCGACAAGAAGGGAATGGGCTGGGCGCAACCGTTGATTTGGCCAGGCGAGGCGTGATCAGGATTTCGGCGCCATAAAAATAGAAAATCTCTCTATTCGGTATGTAAATAGGTAATTTTTTCTATAATGAGATTTAACAATAGTAATTTTATAAATATAATTTCCTTATGTACGAGAATGCAGTCTGTATGGATGCGGGAATGAAGGTGTTCGATCGGGATCCCCCTGTCGAAACCCGCTACGACACGCTCTATATCCCCCGTATCCCGGGGCATTACGATGCCGAATTCGGACTTTATGATCCCTACGGACGTTTGATCCAGACCGCTGGTCCACGCCGTGGCTGGCCCAATGCCAGTTTGGGGCAAAGTCAGAGCTGCTGTGTCAGCCCCTCATCGGCCTTCCCCACAGCACCCGACCTGCTCTATTTCTATGGTGGCAATATCACCAACCATTTTGGTCATTTCCTCACCGAAACTCTGCCGCGTTACTGGCTTGGGCGGCAGAGTTACCAAGGGTTGCGGATACTGGTCCATGCCGAGAAATCGCTTGAAGAACTCTTCTCTCTTACGTGGATAAGGGAGCTTTTCGACCTCCTCGGTTTGTGCCGCGACGACTTTGTGGTGTTCGACCGGCCCACGCGCCTGCGCGCTGTCGTCGTTGCCGGTTCAGCTTTTGAGGAAAATCACTTTGCCCATCATGCGTTTGCGCGGTTCTGTAATGACCTTGGGGAACGCTATGGCGAGCAAATAACAGACTCGGCTCCGCTCTACCTCACACGCTCGGGGTTCCAGAGCCAGATGCGTGTCATCCTGGGCGAAGATCAGGTTGCGACCCGGCTTCACCATGCAGGCTTTATGGTGATCTCACCGGAGGCCTTGTCGATCAGGCAGCAGATCGGGCTGTTCTCATCCCATCGTCCGACAGCAGGATTTGTCGGGTCGGCTTTTCACAACAGCATTTTCTGCGCTCGACCCATCGGAGTTGCCCTGTGCTGCGATGGGCTGGTGTCTTCCAACTACGTGCTCATGGACAAGGTCAATCGTGCCAGGATGGCCTATGCCCAGACCCCCGGTATCAGGACGGAAAAATTTGTTATTGGAGAGCCTGCAATCTACCGCCTCACCGATCCCCCAAGGGTCGCGCGCCATTTCTGCGATCTGGTGCAGCAAGGTGCATGGGCTCAGGTGAAAGATGAGGATCCCCCGGTCAGGGTTGACCGCATGCCGGATCGCGCCTTGCGTACGGCTCATGACACCTGCCTTCAGATTGACCGGCAGACAGGGTTGCTGCGGCATGGATCCGGCGGCGGAGCGCGTATCGAGAAGGTGCTCGTCAGTCTGGACGATCACGGCTGGGCAGCCCTGACGACGTCGACGGGGGATTGTCTGTCAGTGGAACAGAACACGCAGCAGGGTGCGGTTGTCTTCTTTCGCTACCAGCGCATTGCACATGACAGGGTCGCCCTGAAAAACCATGCCACCGGGCGCTTCCTGTGCGCCTTGCCCGATGGGCGTGTCTGCTGCGATCGTCTTGTGCCAGACGGATGGGAGCAATTCACGCTGTTTGTGCCCTGATCCCATTCGGGCCGGTACCTGGTCACGCAGTCAGTTCAAAAGGTAAAAGGCGCAGGCCGAAACCGTGATTGTGACGGGCAGGGTCAGCAGCCACGCCAGGGCGATTTTCGCGAGCATACGCATATTGATGCCCGATCCGGCGGCAACCATCGTGCCTGCCACGCCTGAGGTGATGATATGCGTGGTTGAAACCGGCAATCCGGTATAGCCCGCTGAGGCAATGAGGCCAGCGCCGACAAGTTCGGAGGCAGCCCCCTGCGCGGGGGTCAGATGCTGCTTGCCTATGCCCTCTCCCAGCGTCTTGACGATGCGGCGGTACCCCACCATCGTGCCGACACCAAGACACAGGGCGCTGAGCACACGGACCCAGTAAGGCGCATATTCGACAGTCGGGCGAAGCGCCCTGGCAAGTCGGGTGCTCGTCTGTTTCTCCTGCGACGAGGAGGCCGGATTGGCACTGACATCCCGCAGTCCCGAGAGAATTTCATAAACGTCGCCGCGGATCTGGGCCGGTGTTGCAGGTGTGGTAACCATCTCCAGGCGGTCGATGGAGGCCAGTGCGTCCGGCTTGAAGCTGTAGCGGTCATATTGGGCGATCAGGGGCCTTGCCTCCTGCGCCATCTGGGCCAGAGCTGCCCGGTCGGTCGGATGATCCGGGTTCATGGCATAAGTGGCGGGCATCAGGCCGATGATTGTCAGCATGATAAGCCCGATGCTCTTTTGCCCATCATTGCTGCCATGCGAGAAGCTGACGGAAGTGCAGGTCAGGATCAACAGCGCCCGGACAATCGGGTTTGGGCTCTCATCGGGTTTTGGGGGGGTGAAAAGGGCTGGCATCCGCACAGCGAAGCGAATGAGCAGATAGAGCATCCCGGCCAGAAAAAAGCCGAGCAGAGGCGAGATGGCAAGCGCACGCAGGACCTTCCAGATCTGCCCCCAATCGACGCTATGACCCAAATCCCGCGCATGCAGAAATGAATCGCCGATAGCGATGCCGATCAGCGCCCCGATCGTGCAATGCGAGGATGAGTTTGGAATCCCGAACCACCAGGTGCAGAGATTCCAGGCCAGAGCCGTGCCGAAAAGCGCCACCAGCATCGGCACCGCCGGGTTGCCATTGGGGGGTGTCAGCACATCGGGCGGGAGCAGCTCGACCAGCGCATACGCCACGGCAATGCCGCCCAGCAGCACACCCAGCAGGTTCATGAGTCCCGACCAGATAACAGCCACACGGGGCTTGAGCGAGTTGGTATAGATCACCGTTGCAACCGCGTTGGCCGTATCATGAAAGCCATTGGCAAATTCGAAGAGACAGACAAGCAGGAAGCAGATCGCGAGCATGATCAGCGATCCCGTGGAGGAAGGAGCAAAGTGAAGCATCGATCAGGAAGCCCTTGCAGCAGGATGCTCCCAATCTCTGTCAGCGTTGACGTTTGTGAAAGACTTTGACGCAGGGTTTCTCTGAAACTTCATGATTGCAGGGAAGAGGGACGCGATCTCGCCAGAGTTCCAGCCTGTCCTCCACCAGGCAGCGCAGCCGCAGAGGATCTCCTGCCTCCGCCTGCGCCCATTCCGGGTCATGTCTCTCCGGCCAGCGAGGGGGATATTATGCGAAGGTTTCTCTTGTTCTGTTGGCCGTCTGAATCTGGTTTGCAGCTTTCAAGGGGATGAGATGGCTTTTCGGTCGAGCGATATCCGGGCGCTGTCTCACAAGGTCACCACGAGCTTGCGCGCAGAGACACCACGGCGCTGTTGTTCCATGGCTTCTGGAACGTGGCCAAGACCATGCCCGACAACATAGGCGGGCGGCATGGCTCTATAAGCATCCTGTGCGAGCGCTTTGGGCAGGTAAGTCTCGTAAATCATCGGCCCGACGTCGTTGTGGATAAGAGAGCCGGCCCAGATTATCCTGGTGGCAGCCCCAAGGCGGTAGGATCGAAGCGTCAGGGCAAGATTGCCCATGATCATTCTGGCGACGGAAGGCACCAATTTGCGCCATCGTCCCTTTCCGGCTGGAACACTGTCGAACGATGTAGGCGGTGTGGCTTGAGCTACGAAGCGCCGACCTGTGCTTTGGGCAAGGATCTCCATACAGGCCTGCGCCGATCCCTGGCCGATTGCGATGGCACCGGCCATCTTTCGCCCACGCAACGCCCCGATAATCGTGCGTTTGACGTCGGGGCTGTTATAATCGAACGCCTCGCTTGCACCGAGCGACCGGACATAGCCGAAATTATGAGGGCTGCATGTGGTGATGACCTCATAACCCGATGCACGGGCAAGCTGTATGGCGTTGCTGCCTACGCTGGTCGAACCACCCCAGACGAGCAGGGTCTCTCCGGTCGGGACCGGGTTGATCTGCGGTGCAGCGAGGCCAAGGAAGTCCTTCTGGTACATGCCGCATGCTGCTGTGGATAGCCCCAGAGGAAGGACGGCCGCCTGTTCATAGGAGAGGTGCGCCGGTATGGGCGCGGTCATATGCGCGAGCAGCAGGACCTTCTCCTGAAAAGCCCCTTCGGCAGCCCGGTTGCGGCTTTTTTCAAGCCCTGCGGCCTGCCCGACTACGCGATCCCCCGGGGCGAAGCGCGTCACGCCTGCGCCAATCGCGAGAACCTCGCCAGCCACATCGGTACCCGGCACAGCGGGGTAGGTCAGATAGGACGTTATCACGTCGCCCATTGTCTGGATGTAGCGATCGAATGGATTGACCGCGACCGCATGGGCGCGAATCACGATCTCGCCCGGGCCCGGCGCAACAGTGGGCGCAGGACCCACAATCAGCCCACGACGTCTGGCGGGCAGCCACAGGGCAGCGTGTTCAACCATGAGGTGCGTCCTTTCTGATAGCGCTGACCATGATCTAGGCGTAATCGATATGGACCCTCCATGCTCGATGGTCGGTATTCTCGTCGCGATCGTCTGAGACTGATGGACCCTCTCTCCGATATCCTCACGCTGATGCGCCCGGGTGGCTATGGCTTTCGTGGTCTGGCAGCCGGGGGCGACTGGGCGCTCTCCTTCCCGGCAGCAGAGGGACTGCGCTGCTTTGCAATCGAGGCGGGAAGCTGCTGGTTCCGCTTCGCGGGAGATGAAGCGCCTGTGCGCCTGCAGGAGGGTGATCTCGTGCTGATGGCTGCAAGGCGGGAGGTCTTTCTATTTTCGTCTGCGGCGGTCGATCCTGTCGATGCCATAGCCCTTCTGACAAGTGTGCCGCCGGGTGCGCTGGCAACACTCAATGGGGGCGAGGCCTGTCGGGGTATCGGTGGATTTTTCGGGTTCGAAGGGGTGGCGCTCGATAGCCTGCTCGACGCCGTGCCACCGCTTTTGCATATCCATGCTGATGCCACCAAGGCTGTGCTTCGCGATGGTATACGGCGCCTTATGCGCGAGCTGGGGACACCGCGCCCGGGTAGTGCGCTTCTTGCCAGTCATCTGGCTCAGGCGCTTCTGGTGGAAGCCTTGCGCGCTCATCTCGAAGAAGGCGCGGCGCGACAGGGGTGGCTCGCAGCGTTGGCTGTTCCGGCCATGAGCCGAGCGCTTGGCGCCATGCATGCAGATGTCGCCCGGCGCTGGACGCTGCGCGAACTCGCCGGTGTGGCGGGCATGTCCCGAGCAAGCTTTGCCGCGTATTTCCGGCGCGTTACGGGTGAAACGCCCATCGCTTATCTGACCCGCTGGCGCATGATGCTCGCAGCGGATCGAATCCAGCATTCGCCTCTCACACTGGGTGAAGTGGCTCTTTCGGTTGGCTATGAATCTGAGAGTGCGTTTGGCGCAGCGTTCAAGCGGGCAATGGGCCAATCGCCCCGTGCCTATGGTCAGGATTCGGGGACGGGACGCCCGAAAGGGGGCCGATAACTATCTGAAGGTGAGAAAGGCGCATCCGGCTCTGCATGGGAACGTGGAAGGTCCACGTTAAACCGATCAGGAGCGGGTCACATGGCCGAGGGAAAGACACTGCCTCGGGCCTTGAGGGCACGGTTGGGCCCATGAACTGCCGGGGGGCATGGTGGCCCCCCGGTGGGAAATTCAGCGTCCGAGTCTGCGCAGCTTCTCGCCGCTCATCAGGCGCTTTTCGATCACTTCAAGCGACATACCCTTCGTCTCGGGCACAAAGGCGAAGGTAAGCACGATGAAGAAGGCATTGAGTCCGGCGAACAGCCAGAACGTGCCTGAGGTGCCGAACGTGTTCATGAGCGTCAGGAAGCTCGCACCCACCACCATGTTGGTAATCCAGTTGGTGAGTGTCGAAAGCGAGATACCCAGATTACGCCCCTGCATCGGCTGGATTTCGGAGCAGAGCACCCACATGAGCGGGCCCGCTGACATCGCAAAACCCGTGCAGAACAGCAGCAGCAGGAAAATGGCGATGAATTTCGATGTCTCACCGGACATGTCGGTGTTGAGCAGCACGGCAAGCGCAGCCATACCCAGCGCCATGACGGAAAAGCCGATATAGAGAATGGGCTTGCGGCCCCATTTATCGACGAGACCAACCGCGATGAACGTCGCGAGCATGTTCACCAGACCGATGATGGCCGTGCACCACATCTGCGACGTCGCATCGAATCCGGCGCTCGAGAGGATTTTCGGCGCGTAATACATGATGATATTGATGCCGGCGAGCTGCTGCATGGCCTGCAGCATGATGCCGAGTGCGATCGAGCGACGGAAATTCGAGTTCGTCTTGAGCAGTTCGAAGCCGTGCTGCTTGATTTCAAGCTGCTCGCGAATAGCCTTGATTTCCTTCGCAGCCTCAAGCGGGTCTTCACGCAGGGAGAGCAGCACTTCCCGCGCTTCCTTGTGACGTCCCTGCATGATCAGCCAGCGCGGGCTGTAGGGCAGGAAGAGCACCCCGATCAGGAAGAGACCAGCCGGAATGGCAGCCACACCGAACATCCAGCGCCAGTTGCCGCTATAGGAGAAATAGGTGTTGGACAGGAAGGCGAGGAAAATACCGACTGTCACC
The sequence above is drawn from the Asaia bogorensis NBRC 16594 genome and encodes:
- a CDS encoding EAL domain-containing protein; its protein translation is MMASFWGGRKRKACVGCSDGTGFDVPITMAFQPIVDLSTRQIFAYEALVRGKNGASAHEILSRVTPENRYAFDQTCRVTAITLASELGLAEQGALLSINFLPNAVYDPTTCIGATLEAAERVNFPTDRILFEFCENETLDTEHLLHILQTYDRMGFKTAIDDFGAGYAGLSLLSRFQPDYVKLDMGLSRSIDTTPVKQVMMRHTIAMLEGLNVTPICEGVETPEEAKVLSDLGISLQQGYIYAKPALAELPMLH
- a CDS encoding glycosyltransferase 61 family protein; protein product: MKVFDRDPPVETRYDTLYIPRIPGHYDAEFGLYDPYGRLIQTAGPRRGWPNASLGQSQSCCVSPSSAFPTAPDLLYFYGGNITNHFGHFLTETLPRYWLGRQSYQGLRILVHAEKSLEELFSLTWIRELFDLLGLCRDDFVVFDRPTRLRAVVVAGSAFEENHFAHHAFARFCNDLGERYGEQITDSAPLYLTRSGFQSQMRVILGEDQVATRLHHAGFMVISPEALSIRQQIGLFSSHRPTAGFVGSAFHNSIFCARPIGVALCCDGLVSSNYVLMDKVNRARMAYAQTPGIRTEKFVIGEPAIYRLTDPPRVARHFCDLVQQGAWAQVKDEDPPVRVDRMPDRALRTAHDTCLQIDRQTGLLRHGSGGGARIEKVLVSLDDHGWAALTTSTGDCLSVEQNTQQGAVVFFRYQRIAHDRVALKNHATGRFLCALPDGRVCCDRLVPDGWEQFTLFVP
- a CDS encoding inorganic phosphate transporter, giving the protein MLHFAPSSTGSLIMLAICFLLVCLFEFANGFHDTANAVATVIYTNSLKPRVAVIWSGLMNLLGVLLGGIAVAYALVELLPPDVLTPPNGNPAVPMLVALFGTALAWNLCTWWFGIPNSSSHCTIGALIGIAIGDSFLHARDLGHSVDWGQIWKVLRALAISPLLGFFLAGMLYLLIRFAVRMPALFTPPKPDESPNPIVRALLILTCTSVSFSHGSNDGQKSIGLIMLTIIGLMPATYAMNPDHPTDRAALAQMAQEARPLIAQYDRYSFKPDALASIDRLEMVTTPATPAQIRGDVYEILSGLRDVSANPASSSQEKQTSTRLARALRPTVEYAPYWVRVLSALCLGVGTMVGYRRIVKTLGEGIGKQHLTPAQGAASELVGAGLIASAGYTGLPVSTTHIITSGVAGTMVAAGSGINMRMLAKIALAWLLTLPVTITVSACAFYLLN
- a CDS encoding zinc-binding alcohol dehydrogenase family protein, giving the protein MVEHAALWLPARRRGLIVGPAPTVAPGPGEIVIRAHAVAVNPFDRYIQTMGDVITSYLTYPAVPGTDVAGEVLAIGAGVTRFAPGDRVVGQAAGLEKSRNRAAEGAFQEKVLLLAHMTAPIPAHLSYEQAAVLPLGLSTAACGMYQKDFLGLAAPQINPVPTGETLLVWGGSTSVGSNAIQLARASGYEVITTCSPHNFGYVRSLGASEAFDYNSPDVKRTIIGALRGRKMAGAIAIGQGSAQACMEILAQSTGRRFVAQATPPTSFDSVPAGKGRWRKLVPSVARMIMGNLALTLRSYRLGAATRIIWAGSLIHNDVGPMIYETYLPKALAQDAYRAMPPAYVVGHGLGHVPEAMEQQRRGVSARKLVVTL
- a CDS encoding AraC family transcriptional regulator, translating into MLDGRYSRRDRLRLMDPLSDILTLMRPGGYGFRGLAAGGDWALSFPAAEGLRCFAIEAGSCWFRFAGDEAPVRLQEGDLVLMAARREVFLFSSAAVDPVDAIALLTSVPPGALATLNGGEACRGIGGFFGFEGVALDSLLDAVPPLLHIHADATKAVLRDGIRRLMRELGTPRPGSALLASHLAQALLVEALRAHLEEGAARQGWLAALAVPAMSRALGAMHADVARRWTLRELAGVAGMSRASFAAYFRRVTGETPIAYLTRWRMMLAADRIQHSPLTLGEVALSVGYESESAFGAAFKRAMGQSPRAYGQDSGTGRPKGGR
- a CDS encoding sugar porter family MFS transporter; the encoded protein is MAIDTDAGNSDGVLASVFDATKFKIIVIGVLAALAGLMSGLDIGVVAGALDFFAKQFNASTFAQEWVVSSMMAGAAVGALAAGWMSHALGRKRSLIAGASIFVIGSIGCALSWSIPSMITFRVIMGLAVGISAFTAPLYLSEIASEATRGAMVSTYQLMVTVGIFLAFLSNTYFSYSGNWRWMFGVAAIPAGLFLIGVLFLPYSPRWLIMQGRHKEAREVLLSLREDPLEAAKEIKAIREQLEIKQHGFELLKTNSNFRRSIALGIMLQAMQQLAGINIIMYYAPKILSSAGFDATSQMWCTAIIGLVNMLATFIAVGLVDKWGRKPILYIGFSVMALGMAALAVLLNTDMSGETSKFIAIFLLLLFCTGFAMSAGPLMWVLCSEIQPMQGRNLGISLSTLTNWITNMVVGASFLTLMNTFGTSGTFWLFAGLNAFFIVLTFAFVPETKGMSLEVIEKRLMSGEKLRRLGR